One window of the Oncorhynchus mykiss isolate Arlee chromosome 5, USDA_OmykA_1.1, whole genome shotgun sequence genome contains the following:
- the LOC110523071 gene encoding uncharacterized protein KIAA1958 isoform X1, with the protein MEDCLHTSSENLSKLVRWAHSHGTICALIPNLKHLLTEGSHGNLTAMWGCSAGHAYHWPLPATCKTGQKERGGCFQDSRSINSDSLSVQGGASARQSSPGGERFLGRSTKAKGGDSSQTRDSCDFSNCSDDNTEADDNAEEYNNNLFDIVCESSATTDEDGDVDYEPHHRPRKRGPPGGMPGPQRPGSEDRGQGDKSVKKIKQETAEDFYSVPKAQLAAGVGTDSGLASHSVSQSPKPNNSLSHHALPHKPLQLDADCLVGGVSSSLLGHSFPHKPLRGSISSSISKPSMMSTSSPRHQDLSSVSTQGLSTLPGAGSELMEDLLNHGGSEGPLGNLTPSSPSGMNPDLDLLGAETKGEATDVIWPTSSSHCLTSEPAEERRRVEEFVARIDLGQLQSLQTVIHQVLSFRDKKMERGEDWKTERGEERRTERGQDWKMERGEDWKTERGQDWKTERGEERRTERGEERRTGRGEERTTERGQDWRMERGEDWKTEREEERRTERRQYHEDRAPSHYPQPHIYQPNTHQQQTQFQSHLETHQPQLQPQPEPTRWRGRHREQLQGQQELYPGSGVLLSSLQLAAMFQEARGNCMRLFHLLFEHFFTEEDLIGAVAFGRRGKVPDGKKILDRRTVDAIIAYVLHCSALDGWTSVESSKLKKACINKCRLRMCQRRIVTCPDDFPQVRV; encoded by the exons ATGGAAGACTGCTTGCACACTTCTTCAGAGAACCTGTCTAAGCTGGTCCGCTGGGCCCACAGTCACGGCACCATCTGTGCTCTCATCCCGAACCTCAAACACCTGCTTACCGAGGGTTCCCATGGGAACCTGACCGCTATGTGGGGGTGCAGCGCGGGCCACGCCTACCACTGGCCCCTCCCCGCCACCTGTAAAACAGGCCAGAAG GAGCGGGGGGGCTGCTTCCAGGACAGCCGAAGCATCAACTCAGACAGCCTCAGTGTCCAGGGAGGGGCCTCAGCCCGTCAGAGCAGCCCAGGAGGTGAGAGGTTTCTGGGCCGCTCCACCAAGGCCAAGGGAGGTGACAGCAGCCAGACACGGGACTCCTGCGACTTCTCCAACTGCAGCGACGACAACACCGAGGCTGACGACAACGCCGAGGAGTATAACAACAACCTGTTTGATATTGTCTGTGAGTCTTCAGCCACGACGGACGAGGATGGAGACGTAGACTACGAGCCTCATCACAGACCCAGGAAGAGGGGTCCCCCGGGGGGCATGCCCGGCCCCCAGAGACCAGGGTctgaggacaggggacagggggacAAGTCAGTGAAGAAGATCAAGCAGGAGACTGCTGAGGACTTTTACTCAGTACCTAAAGCCCAGCTAGCAGCAGGGGTAGGTACTGACTCAGGCCTAGCCTCTcactcagtctcccagtccccaaAACCTAATAATTCCCTGTCCCACCATGCATTGCCACACAAACCCTTGCAGCTGGACGCCGACTGTTTGGTTGGTGGTGTGTCGTCTTCTCTGCTGGGCCACTCCTTTCCTCACAAACCTCTCCGAGGCTCTATCTCCAGCTCTATCTCCAAACCTTCCATGATGAGCACTAGTTCTCCCAGACATCAGGACCTGTCTTCGGTGTCGACCCAGGGCCTGAGCACCCTCCCTGGGGCAGGTAGTGAGCTGATGGAAGACCTGCTGAACCATGGAGGATCTGAGGGGCCGTTGGGGAACctgactccctcctctcccagtgGGATGAACCCTGACCTGGACCTCCTGGGAGCAGAGACCAAAGGAGAGGCAACAG ACGTAATCTGGCCCACCTCTTCAAGCCACTGCCTGACCAGCGAACCGGCAGAGGAGAGGCGGCGCGTTGAAGAGTTTGTTGCTAGAATAG ATCTGGGTCAGCTACAGAGTCTACAGACAGTCATCCACCAGGTTCTGTCTTTCCGTGACAagaaaatggagagaggggaggattggaaaacggagagaggggaagagaggagaacggagagaggacaggattggaaaatggagagaggggaggattggAAAACGGAGAGAGGACAGGATTGGAAaacggagagaggggaagagaggagaacggagagaggggaagagaggagaacagggagaggggaagagaggacaaCGGAGAGAGGGCAGGattggagaatggagagaggggaggattggaaaacagagagagaggaagagaggagaacggAGCGAAGGCAGTACCATGAGGATAGAGCTCCCAGTCATTATCCCCAGCCCCACATTTATCAACCCAACACCCATCAGCAACAGACCCAGTTCCAGTCCCATCTTGAGACCCATCAGCCACAGCTTCAACCCCAGCCGGAGCCGACGCGCTGGCGAGGCCGTCACAGGGAGCAGCTGCAGGGCCAGCAGGAGCTCTACCCCGGCTCAGGAGTTCTGCTGTCCTCCCTGCAGCTAGCTGCCATGTTTCAGGAGGCCAGAGGGAACTGCATGAGACTCTTTCATCTCCTATTCGAGCATTTCTTCACCGAGGAAGACCTCATAGGGGCGGTGGCCTTCGGCAGGAGGGGGAAAGTACCTGACGGCAAGAAGATTCTTGACCGCAGAACGGTGGACGCAATCATAG CGTACGTCCTCCACTGCTCTGCCCTGGATGGATGGACGTCGGTGGAGTCGTCCAAACTGAAGAAGGCATGCATCAATAAGTGTAGACTGAGGATGTGTCAGAGGAGAATTGTTACATGTCCTGACGACTTTCCGCAGGTCAGGGTCTGA